In a single window of the Bradyrhizobium sp. ORS 285 genome:
- a CDS encoding xanthine dehydrogenase family protein molybdopterin-binding subunit, with product MNILPNNMRFGAGQPVKRLEDQRLLTGKGQFIDDKPDDGALWLYVLRSPHAHAKILSIDTMAARDVAGVQAVYTGADLVADDIGSIPTLAIFKRPDGKPMTVPPRRLLAHEVVRYTGEAVAAVVATSRTIAQEAAEAIVVDYEVLPAVTDPVKAIEPGAPVVWAEAPDNIVAAMSYGDAAKVEEAFASAPHKVSLDISSQRLVPSAMEPRSTIAEIEKKTDRLLLYVQSQTPASTRDVLADAVLKRPKESVRVLVGDIGGGFGQKTNLYPEDGIVAYAATKLAKKIRWRAERTDEFVGGTHGRDLTSTAEFALDAKGKVLAYRVRSIGATGAYSSGAANIIPLVLGPFVQTGVYDLPLVHFEIKTVMTHTAPVGAYRGAGRPEAVFIVERLFDTAARQIGIDPRTIRKANYIKPAQLPYTNAVGQVYDSGAFAHMLERAAKLADWDGFNARKREAKKRGMLYGRGLTSYIEWTGGRAHTEKVSLHATSEGRVILHSGTMAMGQGLQTTYTQMISDTLGIPLDKIDVVQGDTDLATGFGSVGSRSLFVGGTAVAVSSNDLITKAREKASNLLETAVEDIEYRDGVLTVVGTDRRISLFDIAGKEQGAKLSVDSEGEVDGPSWPNGTHICEVEIDPDTGISRVVRYTTVDDVGVAVNPMLVAGQIHGGVAQGIGQALYENVAYDADGQLLTATYQDYCIPRADDVPPIAVTLDDSAPCKTNPLGAKGCGESGAIGGPPCVTNGVMDALFELGITNLQTPLTPEKVWAAIRDAKAKKAAA from the coding sequence ATGAACATTCTTCCCAACAACATGCGGTTCGGTGCGGGCCAGCCCGTCAAGCGGCTCGAGGATCAGCGGCTGCTGACCGGGAAGGGGCAGTTCATCGACGACAAGCCGGACGACGGCGCGCTGTGGCTCTACGTCCTGCGCTCGCCGCATGCGCATGCCAAGATCCTGTCGATCGACACTATGGCGGCCCGCGACGTCGCCGGCGTGCAGGCGGTCTACACCGGCGCGGATCTCGTGGCCGATGACATCGGCTCCATCCCCACGCTGGCGATCTTCAAGCGTCCCGACGGCAAGCCGATGACGGTGCCGCCGCGCCGGCTCCTCGCCCATGAGGTCGTGCGCTACACCGGCGAGGCCGTGGCCGCCGTCGTCGCGACGTCGCGGACGATCGCGCAGGAAGCGGCTGAAGCGATCGTCGTCGACTACGAGGTGCTGCCGGCAGTGACCGATCCGGTCAAGGCGATCGAGCCCGGCGCCCCGGTGGTCTGGGCCGAGGCGCCCGACAACATCGTGGCTGCGATGAGCTATGGCGATGCCGCCAAGGTCGAGGAGGCTTTTGCCAGCGCGCCCCACAAGGTGTCGCTCGACATCAGCAGCCAGCGCCTGGTGCCCTCGGCGATGGAGCCGCGCTCGACCATTGCGGAGATCGAGAAGAAGACCGACCGCCTCTTGTTGTACGTGCAGTCGCAGACCCCGGCCTCGACCCGCGACGTGCTCGCCGACGCCGTGCTGAAGCGGCCGAAGGAGAGCGTGCGCGTGCTGGTCGGCGACATCGGCGGTGGCTTCGGCCAGAAGACCAACCTCTATCCGGAGGACGGCATCGTCGCCTACGCCGCGACCAAGCTCGCCAAGAAGATCCGCTGGCGCGCCGAGCGCACGGATGAGTTCGTCGGCGGCACGCATGGCCGCGACCTCACCTCGACGGCCGAGTTCGCGCTGGACGCCAAGGGCAAGGTGCTGGCTTATCGCGTGCGCTCGATCGGCGCCACCGGCGCCTATTCGTCCGGCGCCGCCAACATCATTCCGCTGGTGCTCGGGCCGTTCGTGCAGACCGGCGTCTACGACTTGCCGCTGGTGCATTTCGAGATCAAGACCGTGATGACGCACACCGCGCCGGTTGGTGCCTATCGCGGCGCCGGGCGTCCCGAGGCCGTGTTCATCGTCGAGCGGCTGTTCGACACCGCCGCGCGCCAGATCGGCATCGATCCGCGCACCATCCGGAAAGCCAACTACATCAAGCCGGCGCAGCTGCCCTACACCAACGCCGTCGGCCAGGTGTATGATTCCGGCGCCTTCGCCCACATGCTGGAGCGCGCCGCCAAGCTCGCCGACTGGGACGGCTTCAACGCGCGCAAGCGCGAAGCCAAGAAGCGCGGCATGCTCTATGGGCGCGGCCTCACCTCCTACATCGAATGGACCGGCGGCCGCGCCCACACCGAGAAGGTGTCGCTGCACGCGACGTCCGAGGGCCGCGTCATCCTGCATTCCGGCACGATGGCGATGGGGCAGGGGCTGCAGACCACCTACACGCAGATGATCTCCGACACGCTCGGCATCCCGCTCGACAAGATCGACGTCGTGCAGGGCGACACCGATCTCGCCACCGGCTTCGGCAGCGTCGGCTCGCGCTCGCTGTTCGTCGGCGGCACGGCGGTCGCGGTGTCGTCGAACGATCTGATCACCAAGGCGCGCGAGAAGGCGTCGAACCTCTTGGAGACCGCTGTCGAGGACATCGAATATCGCGACGGCGTCCTCACGGTCGTCGGCACCGACCGCCGTATCAGCCTGTTCGACATTGCCGGAAAGGAGCAGGGCGCCAAGCTGTCGGTCGACAGCGAGGGCGAGGTCGATGGCCCGAGCTGGCCGAACGGCACGCATATCTGCGAGGTCGAGATCGATCCGGACACCGGCATCAGCCGCGTCGTGCGCTACACCACGGTGGATGACGTCGGCGTCGCGGTGAACCCGATGCTGGTGGCCGGCCAGATCCATGGCGGCGTCGCCCAGGGCATCGGCCAGGCGCTGTACGAGAACGTCGCCTACGATGCCGACGGCCAGCTGCTGACCGCGACCTATCAGGACTACTGCATCCCGCGCGCCGACGACGTGCCGCCGATCGCGGTCACGCTCGACGATTCCGCCCCCTGCAAGACCAACCCGCTCGGCGCGAAGGGCTGTGGCGAATCCGGCGCCATCGGCGGCCCGCCCTGCGTCACGAACGGCGTCATGGATGCGCTGTTCGAACTGGGCATCACCAATCTGCAGACGCCGCTAACGCCGGAAAAGGTGTGGGCGGCGATCCGGGATGCAAAGGCGAAGAAGGCGGCGGCGTAA
- a CDS encoding J domain-containing protein has protein sequence MKTLYDLLGALPDDDAEDIRAAFRKAVKESHPDINPGDPDAALRFRQIIRANDILGDKEQRTAYDRLLGAAQDEHRQDTKIAVAAKVHKVASGVMALAGASAVALTGYLLFTHMSAASVAPLKPIVVATNKVKPTEVPANPIESAPAATTVGEAAPAAASDTAAPVTKASAAAEPLPLRVSKVDAVYSAEQDSPACGQAAPCPSETTQPGGTASNEARALHERGMTSFQKGDLAAALTDLDAAIQLDPRYQEAYIDRGIVFYRMRKFDRAFADVAAAKRIDKTNRAVLDAMAKRQPLRPLKLEPPKVEAKNDAKIDAKIETKPEAPKVATAAPLPARLSTATPVYATSDPSRAP, from the coding sequence ATGAAGACGCTTTACGATTTACTCGGAGCTCTTCCGGACGATGACGCTGAGGACATCCGGGCCGCCTTCCGCAAGGCTGTCAAAGAGAGTCATCCGGACATCAATCCCGGAGATCCCGACGCCGCGCTGCGGTTTCGCCAGATCATTCGCGCCAACGACATCCTCGGCGACAAGGAGCAGCGCACGGCCTATGACCGCCTGCTCGGCGCCGCGCAGGACGAGCATCGGCAGGATACCAAGATCGCCGTCGCCGCCAAGGTGCACAAGGTTGCCTCCGGCGTGATGGCGCTGGCCGGCGCTTCCGCCGTGGCGCTGACCGGCTATCTGCTGTTCACGCATATGTCGGCGGCGTCCGTGGCGCCGCTCAAGCCGATCGTGGTCGCGACCAACAAGGTGAAGCCGACCGAGGTGCCTGCCAATCCGATCGAGAGCGCGCCCGCCGCGACGACGGTCGGCGAAGCGGCTCCGGCCGCCGCCAGCGACACAGCGGCCCCCGTCACCAAGGCCAGTGCGGCAGCCGAGCCGCTGCCGCTGCGGGTGAGCAAGGTCGACGCGGTCTATTCGGCCGAGCAGGACAGTCCCGCCTGCGGCCAGGCTGCGCCCTGCCCGTCAGAGACCACGCAGCCCGGCGGCACGGCGTCGAACGAGGCCCGCGCGCTTCATGAACGCGGCATGACATCGTTCCAGAAGGGTGATCTCGCCGCCGCGCTCACCGATCTCGACGCGGCGATCCAGCTCGATCCGCGCTATCAGGAAGCCTATATCGACCGCGGCATCGTGTTCTATCGCATGCGCAAGTTCGACCGCGCCTTCGCCGATGTCGCCGCCGCCAAGCGGATCGACAAGACGAACCGGGCGGTGCTGGATGCGATGGCCAAGCGCCAGCCGCTGCGGCCGTTGAAGCTCGAGCCGCCCAAGGTCGAGGCCAAAAACGACGCCAAGATCGACGCCAAGATCGAGACGAAACCCGAGGCCCCGAAAGTGGCCACTGCAGCCCCGCTGCCGGCGCGGCTGTCGACGGCGACCCCGGTCTACGCCACGAGCGATCCCAGCCGAGCGCCATGA
- a CDS encoding dihydrodipicolinate synthase family protein, which yields MADFHGVFPYLASPIDADGTIRTGVLGKLCDDLIHAGVHGLTPLGSTGEFAYLDRAQRMTVVETTIDAARGRVPVIAGVASTAIADAVAQARAYEKRGADGILAVLEAYFPVSDAGVEAYFRAIADAVGIPVVIYTNPQFQRSDLSLDVIARLAEHPRINYIKDASTNTGRLLSIINRCGDAIKVFAASSHIPAAVMMIGGHGWMAGPACIIPRQSVELYNLCKASCWDDAMMLQRKLWRVNEAFARFNLAACIKAGLSIQGYDVGDPVPPQAALTSEQRKVVEEVLHSLG from the coding sequence ATGGCTGATTTTCATGGTGTCTTTCCCTACCTCGCCTCGCCAATCGACGCCGATGGCACGATCAGGACCGGAGTACTCGGCAAGCTCTGCGATGACCTGATTCATGCCGGTGTGCATGGGCTGACGCCGCTCGGTTCGACCGGCGAGTTCGCCTATCTCGACCGCGCCCAGCGCATGACGGTCGTCGAGACGACCATCGATGCTGCGCGGGGCCGTGTTCCCGTCATCGCCGGCGTGGCCTCGACGGCGATCGCCGACGCCGTGGCGCAGGCGAGGGCCTATGAGAAGCGTGGCGCTGACGGCATTCTGGCCGTGCTCGAGGCGTATTTCCCGGTCAGCGATGCCGGCGTGGAAGCCTATTTCCGCGCCATCGCCGATGCCGTCGGCATTCCCGTCGTGATCTACACCAACCCGCAATTCCAGCGCTCCGACCTCTCGCTGGATGTGATCGCCCGGTTGGCCGAGCATCCGCGCATCAACTACATCAAGGATGCCTCGACCAATACCGGGCGCCTGCTGTCGATCATCAATCGCTGCGGCGACGCCATCAAGGTGTTCGCGGCGTCGTCGCATATTCCGGCGGCTGTGATGATGATCGGCGGCCATGGCTGGATGGCCGGGCCCGCCTGCATCATCCCGCGGCAGAGCGTCGAGCTCTACAATCTGTGCAAGGCGTCGTGCTGGGACGATGCGATGATGCTGCAGCGGAAGCTGTGGCGCGTCAACGAGGCCTTCGCCCGCTTCAACCTCGCCGCCTGCATCAAGGCGGGCCTGTCGATCCAGGGCTATGACGTCGGCGACCCCGTGCCGCCGCAGGCCGCGCTGACATCAGAGCAGCGCAAGGTCGTCGAAGAGGTGCTGCACAGCCTGGGGTGA